The following coding sequences are from one Candidatus Desulfatibia profunda window:
- a CDS encoding KamA family radical SAM protein, which translates to MDAAKPDDKRPDTFTGELLQELFASINDTSGARLAPEALIAEIDDLVKTARDTTLTGPIIALFARLKEVKRNLGLGPEAFGIFQETLILLAEKHRTLDEHAVSVGGRVNRALSIVEQANQRVENYLKAKDTEAPSGIELWEEICENARRIKSVLNINDERWNSYSGQINHCIDSVEKLSKIVSLPPDVIREIGQVTKSFRMRLTPYYASLIRTNNANDPILLQAVPTGEMVDNAGTEIPPVAADHSPARLIDQFYPRVLTIKATNMCAMYCTHCLRIAHIGKKDRVYSEQAYQEALDYIRSNPRIRDVLVTGGDAFVLSNTMIRKILQALDAIDHVTMKRLGTRIPVTAPWRVDAE; encoded by the coding sequence ATGGACGCTGCAAAACCTGATGATAAGCGGCCGGATACGTTTACCGGAGAACTGTTGCAGGAGCTTTTTGCTTCCATAAACGACACATCCGGCGCGCGCCTTGCCCCTGAGGCCTTGATCGCTGAAATCGACGATCTGGTCAAGACAGCCAGAGATACTACCCTGACCGGACCCATTATCGCCCTTTTTGCCAGGCTTAAAGAAGTAAAAAGAAACTTGGGTCTTGGTCCCGAGGCCTTCGGCATCTTTCAAGAGACCCTTATCCTGCTGGCTGAAAAGCACCGGACACTGGACGAGCATGCAGTCAGCGTGGGCGGTCGGGTGAATCGGGCCTTGAGCATTGTTGAACAGGCCAACCAACGGGTGGAAAACTATTTGAAAGCAAAGGATACGGAGGCTCCCAGCGGTATCGAGCTTTGGGAAGAAATTTGCGAAAATGCCCGGAGGATAAAATCCGTGCTGAATATAAACGATGAGCGCTGGAACTCGTATTCAGGGCAGATCAACCATTGCATCGATTCCGTGGAAAAACTTTCCAAAATCGTCAGCCTGCCGCCTGACGTCATCCGGGAAATCGGACAGGTGACCAAAAGCTTTCGCATGCGATTGACACCGTATTATGCCAGCCTGATTCGGACAAATAACGCCAATGACCCGATTCTGCTCCAGGCCGTGCCCACCGGTGAAATGGTTGATAATGCCGGGACCGAAATCCCGCCGGTTGCAGCCGACCACTCGCCGGCCCGGCTGATCGATCAGTTTTACCCCAGGGTCTTGACCATCAAGGCCACCAACATGTGCGCCATGTATTGCACGCACTGTCTGCGGATCGCCCATATCGGCAAAAAAGACCGCGTGTATTCCGAACAAGCCTATCAAGAAGCCCTGGACTATATTCGCAGCAACCCGCGGATTCGAGACGTACTGGTTACCGGCGGCGATGCCTTTGTACTTTCCAACACAATGATCAGAAAAATCCTGCAGGCCCTGGATGCGATCGATCACGTCACCATGAAACGCCTGGGGACCAGGATTCCGGTGACCGCACCCTGGCGGGTGGATGCCGAG